In Oscillospiraceae bacterium, the genomic window TCGTTTTCCTGCAGATACCGGATGGCCCTGAGGGTCTGGGCGTTGGCCCGGGCCGTTTTGCCAAGGTTGGCCGTGTCGCAGTTGGTCTGCCGGTTGGTCTGGTTGCGCACCTGCTTGAAGGCTTTCTGTGCATGGATTTCCTCTGCCGCACCGGCTGCCCCCATAAAGCGGAGCAGTCGTTCCAGATTGGCGCTGTTCTTGACGTAGACCAGGTTCACGCCGTTGCGGCGGGTGCGGTGCGGGGCAAATTCATGCTCAGCCAGCAGGGCTTCAAAGTCCCGGGCCAGATTGGTGCGCGCGGTCAGGAACTCCAGATTGTACTCCTTCTGCGGGTCGGTGACGGTGCCACTGCACAAAAAAGCTGCGCCAATGTATGCACTGACGCAGGTCTGACAGCGGATCAGGGCGGGGTCGATCTGCAGGCTCGTCTCGCTGCCGGTGGTGCCGAACAGTTCATGCATCCGCACCACCTGTTCCGGCTCCCGGATGTTGAACTCATACAGTACGCCGCTGGGGCGCTGCTTTTCCAGAACGTCCCCCTGCACACCGCAGCGGGCAAAAAGTTCCCGGGCCAGCTGCACTGTGTGGGGCTGCTCGGTCTGGAGCACCAGTCCCCCTTTATCAAAATATTTGGCAAAGCAGGCAAAGCCATACGCTGCCGCACGCACGCAGCAGTCCTTCTGCAGGCTGCGTTGTGCGATCTCCT contains:
- the whiA gene encoding DNA-binding protein WhiA; amino-acid sequence: MSFASRAREEIAQRSLQKDCCVRAAAYGFACFAKYFDKGGLVLQTEQPHTVQLARELFARCGVQGDVLEKQRPSGVLYEFNIREPEQVVRMHELFGTTGSETSLQIDPALIRCQTCVSAYIGAAFLCSGTVTDPQKEYNLEFLTARTNLARDFEALLAEHEFAPHRTRRNGVNLVYVKNSANLERLLRFMGAAGAAEEIHAQKAFKQVRNQTNRQTNCDTANLGKTARANAQTLRAIRYLQENDALETLPEVLRQAAAVRLQYPDLSLTALCGCFDPAVSKSGLSHRMKKLEALADALRQRMEKGQEAEP